A single Fusobacterium hominis DNA region contains:
- a CDS encoding DUF1007 family protein, whose product MIRILLLFLIFNIYTFAHPHVFFTSDFTINIENNEIKTLDITVFLDELNTVLFSENLPQDRNILQNDLPFYENVIHDIHLEWNGANKVVNPIFENASLDNGILKLSIKVPIYEKIESNSSLIFSIYDSEYFYTYDYEKEDFHLNTNNTDFSTKLSLKENLKKPFYYGMVYPKEFEVNFY is encoded by the coding sequence ATGATTAGAATTTTATTATTGTTTTTAATCTTCAATATCTATACTTTTGCACATCCACATGTTTTTTTCACATCTGATTTTACAATAAATATAGAAAATAATGAGATTAAAACACTTGATATTACAGTATTTTTAGATGAGTTAAATACTGTTTTATTTTCAGAAAATCTTCCTCAAGATAGGAATATTTTACAAAATGACCTTCCTTTCTATGAAAATGTTATACATGATATTCATTTAGAATGGAACGGAGCAAATAAAGTTGTAAATCCTATATTTGAAAATGCTAGTTTAGATAATGGTATTTTAAAACTTTCAATAAAAGTACCTATCTATGAAAAAATAGAGTCTAACTCATCTCTAATTTTTTCTATATATGATAGTGAATATTTTTATACATATGACTATGAAAAAGAAGATTTTCATCTAAATACTAATAATACTGACTTTTCTACAAAACTTTCCTTAAAAGAAAATTTAAAAAAACCATTTTATTATGGTATGGTCTACCCAAAAGAATTTGAGGTGAACTTTTATTGA
- the gmhA gene encoding D-sedoheptulose 7-phosphate isomerase: protein MNLLESYKTEFTLLENFIKEEEKRGETEKTAKALAEVFKNGKKVLICGNGGSNCDALHFAEEFTGRFRADRRALPAIALSDSSHITCVGNDYGFDYIFSRGVEAYGQEGDMFFGISTSGNSPNVINAVNAARKANMKVCLLLGKDGGKLKGMGDFEFIIPGKTSDRIQEIHMMILHIIIEGVEKILFPENY, encoded by the coding sequence ATGAATCTTCTTGAATCTTATAAAACAGAATTTACTCTTCTTGAAAACTTCATAAAAGAAGAAGAAAAGAGAGGAGAAACTGAAAAAACTGCAAAAGCTTTAGCAGAAGTTTTTAAAAATGGTAAAAAAGTATTAATATGTGGAAACGGTGGAAGTAATTGTGATGCACTACATTTTGCCGAAGAATTCACAGGTAGATTTAGAGCAGATAGAAGAGCGTTACCTGCTATCGCTCTATCAGATTCTTCACATATAACTTGTGTTGGAAATGATTACGGATTTGACTATATATTTTCTAGAGGTGTAGAAGCATATGGTCAAGAAGGAGATATGTTTTTTGGTATCTCTACAAGTGGAAATTCTCCTAATGTAATAAATGCAGTTAATGCTGCAAGAAAAGCTAATATGAAAGTTTGCCTATTATTAGGAAAAGATGGTGGTAAACTTAAAGGTATGGGAGATTTTGAATTTATTATTCCTGGAAAAACTTCTGACAGAATACAAGAAATACATATGATGATTTTACATATTATAATTGAAGGTGTTGAAAAAATACTTTTCCCAGAAAACTATTAA
- a CDS encoding LysR family transcriptional regulator, with protein sequence MDLHYLRIFYEVARERSFTKAASKLYINQSAVSIQVKKFEEILNAKLFDRSSKKIKLTYTGEALYKMAEDIFDKVKRAEKEISRIIDLDRARIAIGATSVIGEPLIPRLMKGFSKAHEEIEYEIIIGQKDWLLKLLREGDLDILIIDEEHLNDPNLEVITVEKMPYTLVSTKEYHSMESVAKDPLITRKNIPNNNDALAAIEDKFRVAFDTKINVNGSLEVIKGMVREEIGNVILPYYAVHKEVEKGEFKVIYKVNEVKDGYQVVITKDKKSLIQIIKFINFIQDYKIQY encoded by the coding sequence TTGGATTTACATTATTTGAGAATATTTTACGAAGTAGCTAGAGAAAGAAGTTTTACTAAAGCTGCTAGTAAGCTTTATATCAACCAGTCAGCAGTTTCTATTCAGGTCAAAAAATTTGAAGAAATTTTAAATGCAAAATTATTTGATAGAAGCTCAAAAAAAATTAAACTTACATATACAGGAGAAGCTCTTTATAAAATGGCTGAAGACATTTTTGACAAAGTAAAAAGAGCTGAAAAAGAAATTTCTAGAATTATCGACTTAGATAGAGCAAGAATAGCAATTGGTGCTACTTCTGTAATTGGAGAGCCCCTTATCCCAAGACTTATGAAGGGATTTTCAAAAGCTCACGAAGAAATTGAATATGAAATTATAATTGGACAAAAAGACTGGCTTTTAAAACTTTTAAGAGAAGGAGATTTAGATATTTTAATAATAGATGAAGAACATCTAAACGATCCTAACTTAGAAGTAATTACTGTTGAAAAAATGCCATATACACTTGTAAGTACAAAAGAATATCACAGTATGGAGAGTGTAGCTAAAGATCCTCTTATAACTAGAAAAAATATTCCAAACAATAACGATGCCCTTGCTGCTATAGAAGATAAGTTTAGAGTTGCATTTGATACAAAAATCAATGTTAATGGAAGTCTAGAAGTTATAAAAGGTATGGTAAGAGAAGAAATTGGAAATGTTATATTGCCTTATTATGCTGTTCATAAAGAAGTAGAAAAAGGTGAATTTAAAGTAATATATAAAGTAAACGAAGTTAAAGACGGTTACCAAGTTGTTATTACTAAAGATAAGAAAAGTCTTATCCAAATAATTAAATTTATAAACTTTATTCAGGATTACAAGATCCAATATTAG
- a CDS encoding Cof-type HAD-IIB family hydrolase — MIKAVFFDVDGTLVSFKTHKVSQGTLDAIKQMQAKNIKVFVATGRHPSILYLGNNVDEIKFDGFVTLNGQYCFTDKNEVIYEKHICKEDIESIVKFIKENDITCGFVEDKEMYLNQITDSVRNVLNSVNLPIPLITDISRAIHGKVFQLNPYIPVDFQDKFMEAMPNCEATRWSPLFIDVIPAGGGKHVAIEKIMDYYGYSRDEIMAFGDGGNDKTMIMAAGIGIAMGNANEDVKEVADYVTASVDDEGVVKALKYFNII; from the coding sequence ATGATAAAAGCAGTATTTTTTGATGTAGATGGAACTTTAGTTAGTTTCAAAACACATAAAGTTTCTCAAGGGACATTAGATGCAATAAAACAGATGCAAGCAAAAAACATCAAAGTTTTTGTAGCTACAGGGCGTCATCCTTCTATACTTTATTTAGGAAATAATGTCGATGAAATAAAATTTGATGGATTTGTTACTTTAAATGGACAATATTGCTTTACAGATAAAAATGAAGTTATTTATGAAAAACATATTTGTAAAGAAGATATTGAATCTATAGTTAAATTTATAAAAGAAAATGATATTACTTGCGGATTTGTAGAAGACAAAGAGATGTATCTTAATCAAATAACTGATTCAGTTAGAAATGTACTTAATAGTGTAAATCTACCTATTCCGTTAATTACAGATATTTCTAGAGCTATACATGGCAAAGTTTTTCAATTAAACCCGTATATTCCAGTTGATTTTCAAGATAAATTTATGGAGGCTATGCCAAATTGTGAAGCTACTAGATGGAGTCCTCTTTTTATTGATGTAATTCCTGCTGGTGGAGGTAAACACGTAGCTATTGAAAAAATAATGGATTATTATGGATATTCTAGAGATGAAATCATGGCTTTTGGTGATGGTGGAAATGATAAAACTATGATTATGGCTGCTGGAATTGGAATTGCTATGGGAAATGCCAATGAAGATGTCAAAGAAGTTGCTGACTACGTTACAGCTTCTGTTGACGATGAAGGTGTAGTAAAAGCACTCAAATATTTCAATATTATATAA
- a CDS encoding valine--tRNA ligase, which yields MEELNKTYSPREIESKWYKIWEDSKYFAGKMEEGKESYSIVIPPPNVTGILHMGHILDNSIQDTLIRYKRMCGYNTLWVPGCDHAGIATQNKVERMLAEQNLTKEDLGREKFLEETWKWKEKYGGIITSQLRKIGASLDWDRERFTMDEGLSKAVRKIFVDLYNDGLIYQGEYMVNWCPRCGTALADDEVEHAEQDGHLWHLKYPVKDSDEYIIIATSRPETMLADVAVAVHPEDVRYKHLVGKKLILPIVGREIPVIADEYVDIEFGTGALKITPAHDPNDFNLGKKYDLPIINMLTADAKISDEFPEYAGMDRFEARKAIVEKLKENGTLIKIENLHHNVGHCYRCDTVIEPRVSKQWFVKMEPLAKKALEVVRNEEIKIIPKKMEKIYFNWLENIRDWCISRQLWWGHRIPAWYGPDNHMFVAMSEEEAFEQAKKHYGKDVALTQEEDVLDTWFSSALWPFSTMGWPEKTKELETFYPTSTLVTGADIIFFWVARMIMFGLYEMKEIPFKNVFFHGIVRDDLGRKMSKSLGNSPDPINLIEEFGADAIRFSMLYNTSQGQDVYFSEKLLEMGRNFANKIWNMARFVIMNLDGFDITKVNKADLKFELVDEWIFSRMNETAKSMHENLDKFQLDDAAKAIYEFLRGDFCDWYVELAKVRLYNNEASEQQSKTTAQYVLWTVLDQGLKMLHPFMPFITEEIWQKIKVSGNTIMLEKFPATDSSMIKPEVVKSFEYIKEVISSLRNIKAEMGISPAKEVKVVIKTSDENELKTLKDNYIFITKLAKIEDMKYGKDVEKPDQSGFRVAGNSEVYMILTGLLNLDVEIKKITDQIEKVQKDLDKVNAKLANEKFVSKAPEHILEREKRIQKEYQDKLDKLTENLKNLQ from the coding sequence ATGGAAGAGTTGAACAAGACATATTCCCCTAGGGAAATAGAGTCAAAATGGTACAAAATTTGGGAAGATTCCAAATATTTTGCTGGTAAAATGGAAGAAGGAAAAGAGAGTTATTCAATAGTAATTCCTCCTCCTAACGTAACTGGAATACTTCACATGGGGCATATACTAGATAACTCTATTCAAGACACTCTTATTAGATATAAAAGAATGTGTGGATACAATACTTTATGGGTACCTGGTTGTGACCATGCTGGTATTGCTACACAAAATAAAGTTGAAAGAATGTTAGCTGAACAAAATCTAACTAAAGAAGATCTTGGAAGAGAAAAATTCCTAGAGGAAACTTGGAAATGGAAAGAGAAATATGGTGGAATAATCACTAGCCAATTAAGAAAAATTGGTGCTTCTCTTGACTGGGATAGAGAAAGATTTACTATGGACGAAGGACTTTCAAAAGCTGTTAGAAAAATCTTTGTTGATCTATATAATGATGGGCTTATCTATCAAGGTGAATACATGGTTAACTGGTGCCCAAGATGTGGAACTGCTCTTGCTGATGATGAAGTAGAACATGCTGAGCAAGACGGACATTTATGGCATTTAAAATATCCTGTTAAAGACTCTGATGAATACATTATCATTGCAACTTCTAGACCTGAAACTATGCTTGCTGACGTAGCAGTTGCTGTTCACCCTGAAGATGTTAGATATAAACATCTTGTAGGTAAAAAATTAATTTTACCTATCGTAGGAAGAGAAATTCCTGTTATTGCAGATGAATATGTTGATATAGAATTTGGAACTGGAGCATTAAAAATAACTCCTGCCCATGATCCTAATGACTTTAATTTAGGTAAAAAATATGATTTACCTATAATCAATATGCTTACAGCAGATGCTAAAATCTCTGATGAATTCCCAGAATATGCTGGAATGGATAGATTTGAAGCAAGAAAAGCTATTGTAGAAAAATTAAAAGAAAACGGAACTTTAATAAAAATAGAAAACTTACATCACAATGTTGGACATTGCTATAGATGTGATACTGTTATTGAACCAAGAGTATCTAAACAATGGTTTGTTAAAATGGAACCACTTGCTAAAAAAGCTTTAGAAGTTGTTAGAAATGAAGAGATAAAAATCATACCTAAAAAGATGGAAAAAATATATTTCAACTGGCTTGAAAATATAAGAGACTGGTGTATTTCAAGACAACTTTGGTGGGGACATAGAATTCCTGCTTGGTATGGTCCAGATAATCATATGTTTGTTGCTATGTCTGAAGAAGAAGCTTTCGAACAAGCTAAAAAACACTATGGTAAAGATGTTGCCTTAACTCAAGAAGAAGATGTATTAGACACTTGGTTTTCTTCTGCATTATGGCCATTTTCAACTATGGGTTGGCCAGAAAAAACAAAAGAACTTGAAACATTCTACCCAACTTCAACTCTTGTAACTGGAGCAGATATTATCTTCTTCTGGGTTGCTAGAATGATTATGTTTGGTCTTTATGAAATGAAAGAGATACCATTTAAAAATGTATTTTTCCACGGTATCGTAAGAGATGATCTTGGAAGAAAAATGTCTAAATCTCTTGGTAACTCACCTGATCCTATCAATCTAATTGAAGAATTTGGTGCAGATGCTATAAGATTTTCTATGCTTTATAATACATCTCAAGGACAAGACGTTTATTTCTCTGAAAAACTTCTTGAAATGGGAAGAAACTTTGCCAATAAAATATGGAATATGGCTAGATTTGTTATAATGAACCTAGATGGATTTGATATAACAAAAGTTAATAAAGCAGATCTTAAATTTGAACTTGTAGATGAATGGATATTCTCTAGAATGAATGAAACTGCTAAATCTATGCATGAAAATCTTGATAAATTCCAACTTGATGATGCTGCTAAAGCTATCTATGAATTCTTAAGAGGAGATTTCTGTGACTGGTATGTTGAATTAGCTAAAGTTAGATTATATAATAACGAAGCTTCTGAACAACAATCAAAAACAACTGCTCAATATGTTTTATGGACAGTACTTGACCAAGGTCTTAAAATGCTTCATCCATTTATGCCATTTATCACAGAAGAAATTTGGCAAAAAATTAAAGTTAGTGGAAACACAATTATGTTAGAAAAATTCCCTGCAACTGATTCTAGTATGATTAAACCAGAAGTTGTAAAATCTTTTGAATATATAAAAGAAGTTATTTCTTCTCTTAGAAATATAAAAGCTGAAATGGGTATTTCTCCAGCTAAAGAAGTAAAAGTTGTTATTAAAACTAGCGATGAAAATGAATTAAAAACATTAAAAGATAACTATATTTTTATAACAAAATTAGCTAAAATTGAAGATATGAAATATGGTAAAGATGTTGAAAAACCTGATCAAAGTGGATTTAGAGTTGCTGGAAATTCTGAAGTATATATGATTCTTACTGGGCTTTTAAATCTTGATGTGGAAATTAAAAAAATAACTGATCAAATTGAAAAAGTTCAAAAAGATTTAGATAAAGTAAATGCTAAACTAGCTAATGAAAAATTTGTCTCAAAAGCTCCTGAACATATTCTTGAAAGAGAAAAAAGAATTCAAAAGGAATATCAAGACAAATTAGACAAACTTACTGAAAATCTAAAAAATCTACAGTAA
- the yihA gene encoding ribosome biogenesis GTP-binding protein YihA/YsxC, which produces MQVKKSEFVKSAVYEKDYPEELNNMEFAFVGRSNVGKSSLINSITGRKKLAKTSKTPGRTQLINYFKINNQFYIVDLPGYGFAKVPKAMKAEWGKTMERYVASPRKKLVFVLLDIRRIPSQEDMDMLIWLDHHNIPFKIIFTKMDKVSNNEKFKCMKDIKKKIEFHNDDVLFHSSLNDTGREDILNYIESLLNKEESIEEE; this is translated from the coding sequence ATGCAAGTAAAAAAGTCTGAATTTGTTAAGTCAGCAGTATATGAAAAAGATTATCCTGAAGAGTTAAACAATATGGAATTTGCCTTTGTTGGAAGGTCAAATGTTGGGAAATCTTCTTTGATTAATAGTATCACCGGAAGAAAAAAATTAGCAAAAACAAGTAAAACTCCTGGTAGAACACAACTTATAAATTACTTTAAGATTAATAATCAATTTTATATAGTAGATTTACCAGGATATGGATTTGCAAAAGTTCCTAAAGCTATGAAAGCTGAATGGGGTAAAACTATGGAAAGATACGTAGCAAGTCCTAGAAAAAAACTTGTATTTGTTCTTTTAGATATTAGAAGAATTCCAAGTCAAGAAGATATGGATATGCTTATATGGCTTGACCATCATAACATTCCATTTAAAATTATATTTACAAAAATGGATAAAGTTTCAAATAATGAAAAATTTAAGTGCATGAAAGATATAAAGAAAAAAATAGAATTTCATAATGATGATGTTCTTTTCCACTCATCTTTAAATGATACTGGAAGAGAAGATATACTAAATTACATAGAATCTCTTTTAAATAAAGAGGAAAGTATAGAGGAGGAATAA
- the lon gene encoding endopeptidase La, whose protein sequence is MSKTLFLPTRDLIVFPGIVTPLYVGRLKSINTLENAVNTKSKMVLCMQKNPSVEDPSLPKDVYTIGVLVNILQIVKMPNNNIKVLVEAESRVEITKPEIVDEMYKTEYKVLKSEDSDSKEVQAVYRKVLGVFERYISLTGKISSELLLNLKGIKNIGNALDIIASNIPIKSEAKQELLEILNVNERGIKILDLLTNEMEIALLEKKIDDKVKTKMNEAQKNYYIKEKISAMKEELGDYSQDDDLLELTEKIKKTKLPKEVRAKIDSEMKKLSKMPPFSAEATVSRNYIETIMELPWDKTTKDIVDLKKANEILERDHYGLKDAKSKVLDFLAVKKLNANMKGSILCFAGPPGIGKTSLVKSIADAMGRKFVRVSLGGVKDEAEIRGHRRTYIGSMPGKLIKAMKEAGTKNPVILLDEIDKMSNDFKGDPASAMLEVLDPEQNSHFEDHYVDMPFDLSKVFFVATANDLRTVSAPLRDRMEIVNLSSYTEFEKLHIAKKYLIKQAKEENGLKDIDISISDNTILRIIDEYTREAGVRNLKREIITICRKIAREVVEHKKKKVAIKSNNLEKYLGKPKFRPEKQKEKTPKLGVVNGLAWTSVGGVTLEVQGVAIPGKGELSLTGTLGKVMTESAQVAYTFVKANLDKYKPTQENFFEKKGIHLHFPEGATPKDGPSAGITITSAIISVLTGRKIRQDIAMTGEITITGEVLAIGGVKEKVIGAHRAGIREVILPEDNRIDRDEIPEEVAKEMTIHFAKTYDDVEKLVFADN, encoded by the coding sequence ATGAGTAAAACATTATTTTTACCTACTAGAGATCTGATCGTTTTCCCTGGAATAGTAACTCCTCTTTATGTAGGTAGATTAAAGAGTATAAATACTCTAGAAAATGCCGTAAATACAAAGAGTAAAATGGTATTATGTATGCAGAAAAATCCCTCTGTAGAAGATCCTTCTTTACCAAAAGATGTCTACACTATTGGAGTATTAGTAAATATTCTACAGATTGTTAAAATGCCTAATAATAATATCAAAGTACTTGTTGAAGCAGAAAGTAGAGTAGAGATTACAAAACCTGAAATTGTTGACGAGATGTATAAAACTGAATATAAAGTTTTAAAGTCAGAAGATTCTGATTCTAAAGAAGTACAAGCTGTATATAGAAAAGTCTTAGGAGTTTTTGAAAGATATATTTCTCTAACTGGAAAAATTTCTTCAGAACTTCTTTTAAACCTTAAAGGGATAAAAAATATTGGAAATGCTTTAGATATTATTGCATCAAATATTCCTATAAAAAGTGAAGCTAAACAAGAACTTCTTGAAATATTAAATGTAAATGAAAGAGGTATTAAAATCCTTGATCTTTTAACTAACGAAATGGAAATAGCACTTCTTGAAAAGAAAATAGATGATAAAGTTAAGACTAAAATGAATGAAGCTCAAAAAAATTACTATATCAAAGAAAAAATTAGTGCTATGAAAGAAGAACTTGGAGATTATTCTCAAGATGATGATCTTTTAGAACTTACTGAAAAAATAAAGAAAACAAAACTTCCAAAAGAAGTTAGAGCTAAGATAGATTCTGAAATGAAAAAACTATCTAAAATGCCACCGTTTTCTGCAGAAGCTACTGTTTCTAGAAACTATATTGAAACAATAATGGAACTTCCTTGGGATAAAACAACTAAGGATATTGTTGATCTTAAAAAAGCAAATGAAATTCTTGAAAGAGATCACTATGGTCTTAAAGATGCTAAGAGTAAAGTACTAGACTTTTTAGCTGTTAAAAAACTTAATGCTAACATGAAAGGAAGTATTTTATGTTTTGCTGGACCTCCTGGAATAGGTAAAACATCTCTTGTAAAATCTATAGCTGATGCTATGGGTAGAAAATTTGTAAGAGTTTCTTTAGGTGGAGTAAAAGATGAGGCTGAAATAAGAGGACATAGAAGAACATATATTGGGTCTATGCCTGGAAAACTTATTAAAGCTATGAAAGAAGCTGGAACTAAAAATCCTGTTATCCTTCTTGATGAAATAGATAAAATGTCTAATGATTTTAAAGGTGATCCTGCTTCAGCTATGCTTGAAGTTCTTGATCCAGAGCAAAATAGTCATTTTGAAGATCACTATGTAGATATGCCTTTTGATCTTTCTAAGGTATTCTTTGTAGCTACTGCAAATGATTTAAGAACTGTTTCAGCCCCATTAAGAGATAGAATGGAAATAGTTAACCTTTCTTCTTATACTGAGTTTGAAAAATTACATATTGCTAAAAAATATCTAATTAAACAAGCAAAAGAAGAAAATGGATTAAAAGATATTGATATTTCAATATCTGATAATACTATTTTAAGAATAATAGATGAATATACTAGAGAAGCTGGTGTAAGAAATCTTAAGAGAGAAATTATAACTATCTGCAGAAAAATTGCAAGAGAAGTAGTTGAACATAAAAAGAAAAAAGTTGCTATTAAAAGTAATAATCTTGAAAAATATCTTGGAAAACCTAAGTTTAGACCAGAAAAACAAAAAGAAAAAACACCAAAATTAGGTGTTGTAAATGGTCTTGCTTGGACTTCTGTAGGGGGAGTTACTCTAGAAGTGCAAGGTGTTGCTATTCCAGGTAAAGGTGAGCTTTCACTTACTGGAACTTTAGGAAAAGTAATGACTGAATCTGCTCAAGTTGCTTATACTTTTGTAAAAGCAAATCTTGATAAATATAAACCTACTCAAGAGAATTTCTTTGAGAAAAAAGGAATACATCTTCACTTCCCAGAAGGAGCTACACCAAAAGATGGTCCATCTGCAGGTATTACTATTACTAGTGCTATAATATCTGTTTTAACTGGTAGAAAAATTAGACAAGATATTGCTATGACTGGTGAAATTACAATAACAGGAGAAGTTCTTGCTATTGGTGGAGTAAAAGAAAAAGTAATAGGAGCTCATAGAGCTGGAATCAGAGAAGTAATTCTTCCTGAAGATAATAGAATAGATAGAGATGAAATTCCTGAAGAGGTAGCAAAAGAGATGACTATACACTTTGCTAAAACTTATGATGATGTTGAAAAACTAGTTTTTGCTGATAATTAA